GAGACGTTCTCACGCGGGAGGGAGCATGAAGATCGGCATCATCGGGGCAGGGATGATCGGCGGCACGCTGGCGCGTCGGTTGACCGCGCTCGGGCACGAGGTCTCGATCGCGAACTCGCGCGGCCCGGAGACGCTGAAGGAGCTCGCGGCGGAGACCGGGGCGCGGCCGGTGACCGTGCACGAGGCGGCGCGCAGCGGGGAGGTGGTCGTCGTCACGATCCCGCAGGGGCGGATCCCCGACCTTCCCAAGGACCTCTTCGAGGGCGTCCCCGAGGACGTGGTGGTGGTGGAGACCGGCAACTACTACCCGGCCCGGGATGGCCGCATCGAGGCGCTCGAGGCGGGGATGCCGGAGAGCCGCTGGGTGTCCAACCACCTCGGACGGCCGGTGGTGAAGGCCTTCAACAACATCTACTACCGGAGCCTGCTGGAGAAGGGGCGGCCCGCCGGGGATCCGAACCGGGTCGGGCTACCCGTGGCGGGCGATCGCGAGCGGGACAAGCAAATCGTCCTGCGGCTGATCGACGAGCTGGGCTTCGACAGGGTGGACGCGGGCACGCTGGACGAGTCGTGGCGCCAGCAGCCCGGCACGCCGGTGTACGTGGCCGATCTCAATGCGGAAGGAGTGCGGCGAGCGCTGGCGGAGGCCACCCCCGAACACATCGCCCGGTTCCGCGCCACCGGACACAGCCGGGCTGCGTCGAGTTCGCGGACCTGAGCGCCCCCGAGGAGACCCAAGGAAGGCGCCGAGCTCTTTTCCGGCGGTCACGGGTGATTGCAGTGGTCACGGAGGATTGCGGCGGCGCCTCCCTGACCGCTGAAGCTTCGCCGCGGCCCTCCCGAGGCCCCCGCGCTTCCCGACAATCTCGGGCCCCACACGGAGGCGCGGACCCGCTTCGAGGAGCGGCGCAGCGAGCGCGGACTGCGAGCGGCACCCTCCCGACTCAACCCCC
The window above is part of the Longimicrobiaceae bacterium genome. Proteins encoded here:
- a CDS encoding NAD(P)-binding domain-containing protein, translated to MKIGIIGAGMIGGTLARRLTALGHEVSIANSRGPETLKELAAETGARPVTVHEAARSGEVVVVTIPQGRIPDLPKDLFEGVPEDVVVVETGNYYPARDGRIEALEAGMPESRWVSNHLGRPVVKAFNNIYYRSLLEKGRPAGDPNRVGLPVAGDRERDKQIVLRLIDELGFDRVDAGTLDESWRQQPGTPVYVADLNAEGVRRALAEATPEHIARFRATGHSRAASSSRT